The following proteins are co-located in the Polystyrenella longa genome:
- a CDS encoding acyl CoA:acetate/3-ketoacid CoA transferase, translated as MRRNVVSLEAAAELVLSGQTVVTAGFVGIAFPEAIAISIEQRFLNEGEPRDLTLMYGAGQGDGRTRGINHFGHEGLVKRVIGGHWGLVPRMGELALQNKIEAYNFPQGVLIHLLRDIAAGKPGTITHVGLDTFIDPDQTGGRMNQITSEPLVEKINLVDRDWLFYKAFPIHVALIRGTTADPLGNITMEREAMMGEVLAAAHAAHNSGGKVICQVERLSEERAEARDVVVPCHLVDAVVVSPAEHHHQTFATEFNPAFSGTTHTDKIHHLDPLPLCPRKLIARRAFLEVRKERVINLGIGLPEGIARVAQEEGLEEDLLQTIESGLIGGTPAGGLDFGASYYPLAMIDSASQFDFYDGGGLDAACLGAAEIDARGNVNVSRFGDRLPGVGGFVNISQNARKVLFCGTFTAGGLEVEIGEKSIHIRKEGITRKFRQEVQQISFSSEYALQQNQQVWYLTERAIFELTLKGLRLVEIAPGIDLVRDILARMDFKPIIDDYQIMPEIIFAPGKMNIGCRC; from the coding sequence ATGCGCCGTAATGTGGTCTCCCTGGAGGCAGCCGCAGAACTTGTCCTATCGGGGCAAACAGTGGTTACCGCTGGCTTCGTCGGCATCGCCTTTCCCGAAGCTATCGCCATTTCTATCGAACAACGCTTTCTCAACGAAGGCGAACCTCGTGATCTCACTCTGATGTATGGCGCGGGTCAAGGGGATGGCCGGACACGAGGCATCAACCATTTCGGCCACGAAGGCCTGGTGAAGCGAGTGATTGGTGGACATTGGGGGCTAGTCCCACGAATGGGTGAATTAGCGCTTCAGAATAAGATCGAAGCCTACAATTTCCCGCAAGGAGTCCTCATCCATCTGCTCCGCGACATCGCCGCCGGCAAACCAGGCACAATCACCCATGTCGGGCTGGATACATTCATCGATCCCGATCAAACGGGAGGGCGGATGAATCAAATCACCTCTGAACCTCTGGTTGAAAAGATTAATCTCGTGGATCGCGATTGGTTGTTTTATAAAGCGTTCCCCATCCATGTCGCCTTGATTCGCGGAACGACTGCCGATCCCCTCGGGAATATCACCATGGAACGCGAAGCGATGATGGGAGAAGTTCTCGCCGCCGCACACGCCGCCCATAACAGTGGCGGTAAAGTCATCTGCCAGGTAGAACGCCTATCCGAAGAACGAGCCGAAGCACGGGACGTTGTGGTTCCCTGCCATCTCGTCGATGCCGTTGTCGTATCGCCAGCGGAACATCATCATCAGACGTTCGCAACAGAGTTCAACCCCGCCTTCAGCGGTACCACGCACACAGACAAAATACATCATCTGGATCCTCTTCCTCTCTGTCCCCGTAAGTTGATTGCACGCCGCGCGTTTCTGGAAGTACGAAAAGAACGGGTGATCAATCTGGGTATCGGTTTACCGGAGGGAATTGCCCGGGTCGCCCAGGAGGAAGGGCTCGAAGAAGACTTACTCCAGACGATTGAATCAGGATTGATCGGTGGCACCCCCGCGGGTGGACTCGATTTTGGAGCTTCGTATTACCCGCTCGCCATGATCGATTCCGCCAGCCAGTTCGACTTCTACGATGGGGGCGGCCTCGATGCGGCCTGTCTAGGCGCCGCCGAGATTGATGCTCGGGGAAATGTGAATGTGAGTCGCTTTGGCGACCGCCTGCCGGGCGTCGGTGGATTCGTGAATATCAGTCAGAACGCAAGAAAAGTTTTGTTCTGCGGAACGTTCACTGCCGGTGGTCTGGAAGTCGAAATCGGCGAAAAATCGATCCACATTCGCAAAGAAGGAATCACTCGAAAGTTCCGGCAGGAAGTGCAGCAGATTTCCTTCAGCAGTGAGTACGCTCTCCAGCAAAACCAACAAGTCTGGTATCTGACCGAGCGGGCGATCTTCGAATTAACACTCAAAGGATTGCGGCTCGTGGAAATCGCTCCCGGAATTGATCTGGTACGGGACATTCTGGCACGAATGGATTTCAAACCGATTATTGATGATTATCAAATTATGCCAGAGATCATTTTCGCTCCGGGCAAGATGAACATTGGCTGCCGATGCTAA